In Bos taurus isolate L1 Dominette 01449 registration number 42190680 breed Hereford chromosome 11, ARS-UCD2.0, whole genome shotgun sequence, one DNA window encodes the following:
- the LOC525099 gene encoding N-acetyllactosaminide alpha-1,3-galactosyltransferase-like 1, protein MNAKWKLLLLIALALSLLLIMHRSQIKKNLEKIDYCRDQETEEPQLSDWFNPKKRPDVITTTNWLAPVIWEGTYNRPVLEKYYKRLNITIGLAIICVPGKFSNQSLTEFIQSANKHFMFGYNVIFYILLDGFSTMPSIVLGPLRTFKLFLLVKSGIEKDFYFTYMTNLFNYIISHIQYEVNFLFVMNADQIFKDDFGVETLGKSVAQLSAWWYFKDGDTFPYERRSKSAAFIPFEEGDFYYHSAIFGGTVEEVLNLIEEYQKGVIQDIENQLSSIYEHHLNKYLFIKKPTKLLSPEYNWDPSFRTPPQIKCVKIAWQSKNI, encoded by the exons ATGAATGCCAAATGGAAACTGCTGTTATTGATTGCATTGGCTTTATCCTTGCTGTTGATTATGCATCGTTCTCA AATAAAGAAGAACCTAGAGAAGATAGATTACTGCAG GGATCAAGAAACAGAAGAACCTCAGCTCTCAGACTGGTTTAATCCTAA AAAACGTCCTGATGTAATAACAACAACCAACTGGCTTGCTCCAGTCATATGGGAAGGAACTTACAATAGACCGGTCCTGGAAAAATACTACAAAAGGCTGAACATCACCATAGGCTTGGCTATAATATGTGTTCCTGGAAA GTTTTCAAATCAGAGCTTGACTGAGTTCATCCAATCTGCAAATAAGCACTTCATGTTTGGCTACAATGTTATCTTTTACATCTTGCTGGATGGCTTCTCCACCATGCCTTCCATAGTGTTAGGTCCCCTTCGaacatttaaactatttttattggTCAAAAGTGGTATAGAGAAAGATTTTTATTTCACATACATGACGAACTTATTTAACTACATCATATCACACATCCAGTATGAAGTCAACTTTCTCTTCGTTATGAATGCAGACCAGATCTTCAAGGACGATTTTGGAGTGGAAACCCTGGGAAAATCTGTAGCTCAACTTAGTGCATGGTGGTATTTTAAAGATGGTGACACTTTCCCTTATGAGAGAAGAAGTAAATCAGCAGCTTTCATCCCTTTTGAAGAGGGAGATTTCTACTACCATAGTGCAATTTTTGGTGGCACAGTTGAGGAGGTTTTAAACCTCATTGAAGAATATCAGAAAGGAGTTATTCAAGACATTGAAAatcaacttagcagcatatatgaACATCACCTAAACAAATATCTTTTTATCAAGAAACCGACTAAGTTATTATCACCAGAATACAATTGGGATCCAAGTTTTAGAACCCCTCCGCAAATTAAATGTGTCAAGATAGCATGGCAGTCAAAAAATATTTGA